One window of Populus nigra chromosome 5, ddPopNigr1.1, whole genome shotgun sequence genomic DNA carries:
- the LOC133693103 gene encoding cytochrome P450 86B1-like yields MTSCYNYRQPYHMYNSPIPHHPNTMISPKNNSNNLTSLSSSLSSDIAGNFISPRLFFLQQIQVLELLLALVVFIAIHSLRQKRRCGLPVWPVLGMLPSLVSGLHCNMYEWMSEVLCDQNGTFRFKGPWFSSLNCVVTADPRNLEHLLKTKFPNYPKGQYFRDTVGDLLGGGIFNADDEKWQRQRKTASIEFHSTKFRQLTTESLLELVHSRLLPVLENAVNNSMSIDIQDILLRLTFDNVCMIAFGVDPGCLRPGLPDIPFARAFEDATEATLLRFVTPTCIWKAMRYLDLGSEKKLKRSIKDVDEFAEDVIRTRKKELSIQSEDDKKKQGSDLLTVFMGLKDENGKPFSDRFLRDICVNFILAGRDTSSVAMSWFFWLLDSHPTVEEKILAEICKIVSEREELDTKTPLVFSPQEIKKMNYLQAALSEALRLYPSVPVDHKEVVEDDIFPDGTVLEKGTKVIYAIYAMGRMEAIWGSDCREFKPERWIRVVDGRFMSESAYKFTAFNGGPRLCLGKDFAYYQMKFTVASILFHYHVKVVKDHPVVPKLALTMYMKHGLKVNLVKREESMLQEYLNIK; encoded by the exons ATGACCTCCTGCTATAACTATAGACAACCATATCATATGTACAATAGTCCTATTCCCCATCATCCCAACACCATGATCAGCCCGAAGAACAACAGCAACAACCTCACCTCCCTTTCCTCCTCCTTGTCCAGTGATATTGCCGGAAACTTCATTTCGCCGCGACTGTTTTTCTTGCAACAGATTCAAGTTTTAGAGCTCCTCCTTGCTCTTGTGGTCTTCATCGCTATTCATTCTTTAAGGCAGAAAAGGCGTTGTGGACTGCCCGTATGGCCTGTTCTAGGCATGCTACCATCTTTGGTGTCTGGCCTTCATTGCAACATGTATGAATGGATGTCCGAAGTGCTTTGTGATCAAAATGGGACTTTTAGGTTCAAAGGTCCATGGTTTAGTAGCCTCAATTGTGTAGTGACTGCGGATCCAAGAAATCTTGAGCACCTTCTCAAGACCAAGTTCCCTAATTACCCTAAAGGCCAATATTTTCGCGACACCGTGGGTGATCTTCTCGGTGGAGGAATATTCAATGCTGATGATGAGAAATGGCAAAGGCAAAGAAAGACAGCAAGCATTGAGTTTCATTCAACAAAATTCAGGCAATTAACTACTGAGTCATTGCTTGAACTTGTCCATTCTAGGCTCTTGCCAGTTCTAGAAAACGCAGTGAACAACTCGATGTCGATTGATATACAGGATATTCTACTGAGGTTAACATTTGataatgtttgcatgatagcaTTTGGGGTTGATCCAGGATGTTTGCGTCCAGGTTTGCCTGACATACCATTCGCTAGAGCCTTTGAAGATGCAACAGAAGCTACTCTCCTACGTTTTGTTACACCAACATGCATATGGAAAGCTATGAGGTATCTTGATTTGGGGTCCGAAAAGAAGCTGAAAAGATCAATAAAAGATGTGGATGAGTTTGCAGAAGATGTCATAaggacaagaaagaaagaactctCTATACAGAGTGAGGATGATAAGAAGAAGCAAGGATCAGATCTTTTAACAGTGTTCATGGGATTAAAAGATGAGAACGGAAAGCCATTTTCAGACAGATTCTTGAGAGATATTTGTGTGAACTTCATTCTTGCTGGCAGAGACACTTCTTCAGTGGCAATGAGTTGGTTCTTTTGGCTTCTTGATTCACATCCAACGGTAGAGGAGAAGATTCTTGCTGAGATTTGCAAGATAGTTAGCGAGAGAGAAGAGTTGGACACCAAAACTCCATTAGTGTTTAGTCCGCAGGAGATAAAGAAGATGAACTATTTGCAAGCTGCTTTATCTGAGGCCTTGAGGTTGTACCCTTCAGTGCCAGTGGACCACAAGGAG GTTGTCGAGGATGACATTTTTCCTGATGGAACTGTACTAGAGAAAGGTACAAAAGTGATCTATGCAATATATGCAATGGGAAGGATGGAGGCAATATGGGGAAGTGACTGTAGGGAGTTTAAGCCAGAGAGATGGATAAGAGTGGTCGACGGACGATTCATGAGTGAATCAGCCTACAAATTCACTGCTTTCAATGGTGGTCCTCGACTATGCTTAGGGAAAGATTTTGCTTACTATCAAATGAAGTTTACTGTGGCATCAATCTTATTTCATTACCATGTGAAGGTAGTGAAAGATCATCCTGTTGTGCCCAAGCTTGCTTTGACAATGTACATGAAGCACGGGTTGAAGGTAAATCTAGTCAAGCGTGAGGAGTCTATGCTTCAAGAATATCTTAATATCAAGTAG